One stretch of Hevea brasiliensis isolate MT/VB/25A 57/8 chromosome 12, ASM3005281v1, whole genome shotgun sequence DNA includes these proteins:
- the LOC110651924 gene encoding wall-associated receptor kinase 2 produces the protein MVVAMGFGRLLMQLVLVGVLVAPAAAQDDRPNCPQRCGNVSIPYPFGIKGCCRNEDFLITCKKIDSNSPQPQPFLGNTGIEVTNINITLGELQINNNVSKYCYNSDYSSTRDYQTRFTRTLTLSNFTVSRSRNKFTVVGCNSYAYLHGFGRKENYSTGCMSICDSPHNVYVKSCAGSGCCQIEIPDGLYSANVTAYRFNERENVSKFNPCTYAFIVEDGKFNFSSKYVENIPQDKFPMVLEWSIHDYTNQEASEGISSACKLNAFSYKPDSVPGYRCKCNEGYVGNPYLGCQDVNECEDPSLNKCVVSKNCVNTEGNYTCLCPKGYRRDGLRERGTGCTAEDKQSLKTKAIIGSSIAISLLFVIMACALCGIQRRKINELKQKNFRDNGGPVLRQLLSKIERSAEKAKIFTEDELKKATNNFNESEIVGRGGFGIVYKGTLNNKLVAIKKSRVMDHDQIEQFVNEVFVLSQIKHPNVVKLIGCCLETSVPLLVYEFITNKTLHHHIQNEVSGSCMPWKTRLKIAVETADALAHMHSDAPIHIIHRDVKSENILLNDDFQAKVSDFGVSRLVPLDQTQLPTLVQGTFGYIDPEYFHSGLLNEKSDVYSFGVVLLELLTGEKVLSSDRPDKDKSLAAFFISSMKEDRLFEILHERVRNEGNQEQIKGVAELARRCLRFKGVKRPTMKEVKMELEELMIGKCLHVEVRTDFEETEPLLGPPTNFCSTSVSIGPDSTKYQAALQLESGR, from the exons ATGGTTGTAGCTATGGGTTTTGGTAGATTACTTATGCAACTTGTGCTTGTTGGGGTGCTAGTAGCACCGGCAGCAGCTCAAGACGATCGCCCCAACTGCCCACAACGTTGTGGGAATGTAAGCATCCCATATCCATTTGGCATAAAAGGTTGTTGCCGAAACGAAGATTTCCTTATCACTTGCAAGAAAATCGATTCTAATTCTCCACAGCCGCAACCTTTCTTGGGGAATACGGGTATCGAGGTTACAAACATAAACATTACCCTTGGTGAACTGCAAATCAATAACAACGTATCCAAATATTGCTACAATAGTGATTATTCCTCGACTCGGGATTACCAGACAAGATTCACAAGAACGCTCACTTTGTCTAACTTCACTGTTTCCAGATCAAGGAATAAGTTCACTGTTGTTGGTTGTAATAGTTATGCATACCTACATGGCTTTGGACGAAAGGAGAATTACAGTACGGGGTGCATGTCCATATGCGACTCCCCCCATAATGTGTATGTCAAGTCTTGCGCAGGCAGTGGATGTTGCCAGATAGAGATTCCTGATGGACTATACTCTGCAAATGTCACAGCATACCGTTTCAACGAACGTGAAAACGTGTCAAAATTCAATCCCTGCACCTATGCCTTCATTGTAGAAgatggcaaattcaacttctcttcCAAATATGTTGAGAATATTCCACAAGATAAGTTTCCAATGGTGCTTGAGTGGTCAATTCATGACTACACAAATCAAGAAGCGAGCGAAGGAATCAGCTCTGCGTGTAAGCTTAACGCCTTCAGTTACAAACCGGACAGCGTTCCTGGATATCGTTGCAAATGCAATGAGGGTTATGTTGGGAACCCATATCTTGGTTGCCaag ACGTTAATGAATGCGAGGATCCTAGCCTCAACAAATGTGTTGTTTCCAAAAATTGTGTAAACACAGAAGGAAACTATACCTGTCTCTGTCCCAAGGGCTACCGACGCGATGGATTAAGAGAACGTGGAACAGGTTGTACTGCTGAAGATAAACAATCATTGAAGACAAAAGCTATCATCG GTTCAAGTATTGCCATTTCCCTTCTATTTGTCATCATGGCATGTGCATTATGTGGAATTCAAAGAAGGAAAATCAACGAGCTTAAACAGAAAAATTTCAGAGACAATGGTGGGCCTGTTTTGCGACAATTACTGTCCAAGATTGAAAGATCCGCAGAAAAAGCTAAAATTTTCACCGAAGATGAGCTCAAAAAGGCAACGAATAATTTTAATGAAAGTGAAATTGTCGGCCGAGGAGGTTTTGGTATAGTTTACAAAGGAACTTTAAATAACAAATTAGTGGCAATAAAAAAGTCCAGAGTTATGGACCATGATCAGATTGAGCAATTTGTTAATGAGGTGTTCGTTCTCAGCCAAATCAAGCATCCAAATGTGGTAAAGCTTATAGGTTGTTGCTTGGAAACGTCAGTTCCCTTATTAGTCTATGAGTTCATTACCAACAAGACCCTCCATCACCACATACAAAATGAAGTTAGTGGGTCATGCATGCCATGGAAAACTCGTCTGAAGATTGCAGTGGAAACTGCCGATGCACTTGCACATATGCACTCTGATGCTCCCATACATATCATTCACAGGGATGTTAAATCTGAAAACATACTCTTGAATGATGATTTCCAAGCAAAAGTGTCTGATTTTGGAGTTTCAAGATTGGTTCCTTTGGATCAAACTCAGCTGCCTACATTGGTTCAAGGAACATTTGGATACATAGATCCTGAGTACTTCCATTCAGGCTTGTTAAATGAAAAGAGTGATGTGTATAGCTTTGGGGTTGTCCTTCTAGAGCTATTAACAGGAGAGAAGGTACTTTCTTCTGATAGGCCAGACAAGGACAAAAGTTTGGCTGCCTTCTTCATTTCTTCAATGAAAGAAGACCGCTTGTTTGAAATTCTCCACGAACGAGTGAGAAATGAGGGAAACCAGGAGCAGATTAAGGGGGTTGCTGAGCTCGCAAGACGTTGCTTAAGATTCAAAGGAGTGAAAAGACCTACAATGAAGGAAGTTAAAATGGAACTTGAGGAACTAATGATCGGCAAATGCCTTCATGTTGAAGTTCGCACTGATTTTGAAGAGACAGAGCCCCTGCTTGGTCCACCAACCAACTTCTGCAGCACTAGTGTATCGATTGGACCTGATAGCACAAAGTATCAAGCAGCCCTGCAGTTAGAGAGTGGGCGTTGA